One window of Marinobacterium aestuarii genomic DNA carries:
- the cobT gene encoding nicotinate-nucleotide--dimethylbenzimidazole phosphoribosyltransferase, with protein sequence MMPFSLAANWLEQPMQQPNAEAEDQARAHQLQLTKPAGALGELEQLAIRLAGLQGRVYPRVDSCHISLFAADHGIAAAGVSAYPQAVTAQMLANFVSGGAAVAVLAKLAGARFDVVNLGTLQRPEPDPRVVDRWLGPGTADFTQQAAMTVAQRDAALLAGAERLAEAQKAGCELFVAGEMGIGNTSAATALGAVLLELDPAQLAGPGTGVNATVLAHKVALLRQGLSLHTGDNPRVLELLRRLGGFEIVAMVGAYLHAGQCGVPVLVDGFISTLAALVAVRLNPALAPWLLYGHRSAEPGHGLMLEALQARPLLMLDMRLGEGSGAALALQIVRSACELHSGMATFAQAGVAGPGG encoded by the coding sequence ATGCAACAGCCCAATGCCGAGGCAGAGGACCAGGCCAGAGCCCACCAGTTGCAGCTGACCAAGCCCGCCGGGGCTCTGGGCGAGCTCGAGCAGCTGGCGATTCGCCTTGCCGGCTTGCAGGGGCGGGTCTATCCCCGTGTGGATTCCTGTCATATCAGCCTGTTCGCCGCCGATCACGGCATCGCTGCCGCCGGGGTTTCGGCCTACCCCCAGGCTGTAACCGCGCAGATGCTGGCCAACTTTGTATCCGGTGGCGCAGCCGTTGCGGTATTGGCCAAACTTGCCGGTGCCCGTTTCGATGTGGTGAATCTGGGAACGCTGCAACGACCTGAGCCAGACCCAAGAGTGGTTGATCGCTGGCTGGGGCCGGGCACGGCGGATTTCACTCAGCAGGCCGCGATGACGGTGGCACAACGGGATGCCGCCTTGCTGGCCGGTGCCGAGCGTCTGGCTGAGGCGCAGAAGGCCGGCTGCGAGCTGTTTGTCGCCGGCGAGATGGGCATTGGCAATACCAGTGCGGCGACGGCGCTTGGCGCTGTGCTGCTTGAACTGGATCCAGCGCAGCTGGCGGGCCCGGGGACTGGCGTTAATGCCACTGTGCTGGCCCACAAGGTGGCGCTGCTTCGCCAGGGGCTCAGCCTGCATACTGGCGATAACCCCAGGGTGCTTGAGTTGCTGCGCCGCCTGGGGGGCTTTGAAATCGTCGCCATGGTGGGGGCTTACCTGCATGCCGGCCAGTGCGGCGTGCCGGTGCTGGTGGATGGTTTTATCAGTACCCTGGCGGCACTGGTGGCGGTAAGGCTCAATCCGGCTTTGGCGCCCTGGCTGCTCTATGGTCACCGTTCGGCTGAGCCCGGCCACGGGCTTATGCTGGAGGCACTTCAGGCCAGGCCTTTGCTGATGCTGGATATGCGACTTGGAGAGGGCAGTGGCGCGGCGCTGGCGCTGCAGATAGTACGCAGTGCCTGTGAGTTACACAGTGGCATGGCGACCTTCGCCCAGGCCGGTGTGGCGGGTCCCGGCGGGTGA
- a CDS encoding histidine phosphatase family protein, protein MSVLTLDLLRHGDAEDAGCYRGRTDSALTALGRRQMQAYGAENPGWQRILCSPLRRCAQPAAELAQGLQLECATDARLLELDFGRWDGRPYADVWQQEQAAVLAFWRDPQAHPPPGGEAIAAFCARLASLQHELKAESIATAEGDTHLLLLTHAGVIRGLLGTALGLEASHWSQLRIDTASLSRLRLGRDGAHGWCELSFMNRVRGIR, encoded by the coding sequence GTGAGCGTACTGACGCTGGATCTGCTGCGCCACGGTGATGCCGAAGATGCCGGTTGTTACCGCGGGCGTACCGATTCTGCCCTGACGGCGCTGGGCAGGCGCCAGATGCAGGCTTATGGCGCCGAAAATCCTGGCTGGCAGCGCATTCTCTGCTCGCCGCTGCGCCGTTGTGCGCAGCCCGCAGCAGAACTCGCCCAGGGCTTGCAGCTTGAGTGCGCTACAGATGCGCGCCTGCTGGAGCTGGATTTTGGCCGCTGGGACGGTCGCCCCTATGCGGACGTCTGGCAGCAGGAGCAGGCGGCTGTGTTGGCATTCTGGCGAGATCCGCAAGCGCATCCGCCGCCAGGAGGGGAAGCCATAGCGGCCTTCTGTGCACGCCTGGCCTCACTGCAGCATGAATTAAAGGCTGAGAGTATTGCAACGGCTGAGGGCGATACCCACCTGCTGCTGCTGACCCACGCCGGCGTTATCCGGGGGCTTCTCGGTACGGCACTGGGGCTGGAGGCCAGCCACTGGTCGCAGCTGCGTATTGATACCGCGTCCCTGAGCCGGCTTCGGCTGGGGCGGGATGGCGCCCATGGCTGGTGTGAACTGTCGTTTATGAACCGGGTTAGGGGTATCCGTTGA
- a CDS encoding cob(I)yrinic acid a,c-diamide adenosyltransferase, with the protein MSDRLNRIYTRSGDKGTTGLADGRRVEKYHPRIEALGDIDELNSSLGVLIAELGPDDALQSFLPGLQHDLFDLGGELAMVDAQYWVLDAAATRTLEQQLDNLNAELPALREFILPGGNRVSALCQQSRSLCRRAERRLVELAQLESVNPHALSYINRLSDLLFVCARVLARRDGGQELYWQARNKR; encoded by the coding sequence ATGTCGGATCGTCTCAATCGCATTTACACCCGCAGCGGCGACAAGGGGACCACCGGCCTTGCCGATGGTCGCCGGGTCGAAAAATATCATCCGCGTATCGAGGCCCTGGGCGATATTGACGAGTTGAACTCGAGCCTGGGCGTACTGATCGCAGAACTTGGTCCCGATGATGCCCTGCAAAGCTTTCTGCCAGGCCTGCAGCACGATTTGTTTGATCTTGGCGGCGAGCTGGCCATGGTCGATGCGCAGTACTGGGTGCTGGACGCCGCCGCCACCCGCACGCTGGAGCAACAGCTGGACAACCTGAACGCCGAGTTGCCCGCCCTGCGCGAATTTATCCTGCCAGGGGGCAACCGCGTCAGCGCCCTGTGCCAGCAAAGCCGCAGCCTGTGCCGACGTGCCGAACGGCGCCTGGTGGAACTGGCACAGCTTGAGTCGGTCAACCCCCATGCTCTGAGCTACATTAATCGCCTGTCCGATCTGCTGTTTGTCTGCGCCAGGGTGCTGGCACGCCGTGACGGCGGCCAGGAGCTTTACTGGCAGGCGCGCAACAAACGCTGA
- a CDS encoding ketopantoate reductase family protein yields MHWTILGAGAIGCLWAAHLQRAGVSVSLVLRSPERLAQFQARGGVSLIDDSGETFCPLSATLAATPQPIAQLLLCTKAYDSQVALESVWHRLTVDSRILVLQNGMGSQQQVIERAGNDRVLIGSSTDGAYLRAPFEVVHAGHGETAIGRFDSTDATLPDCGPHFKLQLRQDPAIETTLWRKLAINCAINPLTALYGCRNGELTTVPAYTRALEALCEEFDAVARARGIPLFDGPLRDQALMVAHTTANNYSSMLQDIRHQRPTEIEQITGFLCNEARLAGIDVPRNRAALQQVRQLQHDSGTTSSPKTLPN; encoded by the coding sequence ATGCACTGGACAATCCTTGGAGCCGGCGCCATCGGCTGCCTCTGGGCTGCGCATCTGCAGCGCGCCGGAGTTTCGGTCAGCCTGGTGCTGCGCAGCCCCGAACGCCTGGCACAGTTTCAGGCTCGCGGCGGCGTTAGCCTGATTGACGATAGCGGCGAAACTTTCTGCCCCCTGAGCGCCACTCTGGCGGCAACACCCCAGCCCATTGCGCAACTGCTGCTCTGTACCAAGGCGTATGACAGCCAGGTGGCGCTGGAGTCGGTGTGGCATCGCCTCACTGTCGACAGTCGCATTCTGGTACTGCAAAATGGCATGGGCAGCCAGCAACAGGTCATTGAGCGTGCAGGCAATGATCGCGTGCTGATCGGCTCCAGCACCGATGGTGCCTACCTGCGCGCGCCCTTCGAAGTCGTTCATGCCGGCCACGGCGAAACCGCCATTGGCCGCTTCGACAGCACCGATGCCACACTGCCGGATTGCGGCCCGCATTTTAAGCTGCAGCTGCGCCAGGATCCTGCGATTGAAACCACGCTGTGGCGCAAGCTGGCGATCAACTGCGCCATTAACCCGCTGACGGCGCTCTACGGCTGTCGCAACGGCGAGCTGACAACAGTACCGGCCTACACCCGTGCACTCGAAGCCCTGTGCGAAGAATTCGATGCCGTGGCCCGCGCCCGCGGCATCCCTCTATTTGACGGCCCCTTGCGAGACCAGGCCCTGATGGTGGCCCACACAACCGCAAACAACTATTCGTCGATGCTGCAGGATATTCGCCACCAGCGCCCCACCGAGATCGAACAGATCACCGGTTTCCTGTGCAATGAAGCCCGTCTGGCTGGCATTGATGTGCCCCGCAACCGCGCAGCGCTGCAGCAGGTACGCCAGTTGCAGCACGACAGCGGTACAACCTCATCCCCGAAGACTCTACCAAACTAA
- a CDS encoding YajQ family cyclic di-GMP-binding protein, producing the protein MPSFDIVSELDMHEVTNAVDQANREIQNRFDFKGIDARFELGDGHVVLWAEVDFQLQQLQEVLRAKLTSRKIDIRCMEVKDAEKANMRARQQVDLKQGLDQALAKKIIKLIKDAKLKVQTQVQGEQVRVTGKKRDDLQGAMALLRAADLELPLQFNNFRD; encoded by the coding sequence ATGCCGTCATTTGACATAGTGTCCGAGCTGGACATGCATGAAGTCACCAACGCGGTGGATCAGGCCAATCGTGAAATTCAGAACCGCTTCGACTTCAAGGGTATTGATGCGCGCTTCGAGCTGGGCGATGGTCATGTGGTGCTCTGGGCCGAGGTGGACTTCCAGTTGCAGCAGCTGCAGGAAGTACTGCGTGCCAAGCTGACCAGCCGCAAGATTGATATTCGCTGCATGGAAGTCAAGGATGCGGAAAAGGCCAATATGCGCGCGCGCCAGCAGGTGGATCTCAAGCAGGGGCTGGATCAGGCGCTGGCCAAGAAAATTATCAAGCTGATCAAGGATGCCAAGCTCAAGGTCCAGACCCAGGTGCAGGGTGAGCAGGTACGGGTGACGGGCAAGAAGCGTGACGACCTGCAGGGCGCGATGGCCCTGCTGCGGGCGGCTGATCTGGAGCTGCCGCTGCAGTTCAACAACTTCCGCGACTAG
- a CDS encoding AmpG family muropeptide MFS transporter, which translates to MQTEHAEHTLSWKEWLHSARVYLQPRPITLLFLGFSAGLPLMLVFSTLSYWLREAGIDRGTITYFSWVALAYAFKWVWSPIIDRLPIPLLSAWLGRRRSWMLTAQLLIALCLLGLADSDPQQNLELMAWFALAVAFCSATQDIAIDAYRIESAEPRIQAAMAATYMLGYRLAMILATTGALLIAAWHDPGADSYSRESWQMAYWAMAALMSVGIVTTLCAPEPVPDGAAAEQKRQEIEAFMEQRQHLPHALARLLGWFYVAAYCPFADFISRYGKPALLILALIGSYRIADVVMGIIANVFYVDMGFTKIEVAEITKLFGTLMTIVGSLVGGLLVYRFGVMRILFIGAVLAAATNLLFSALALTGHSVGFLIVTVSLDNFSAGIATAAFIAYLSSLTSISYTATQYALFSSVMLLMPKFLAGFSGDAVNLMGYPLFFAGTAVLGLPVLILVWLAARHAPVQAEATHK; encoded by the coding sequence ATGCAAACCGAACACGCCGAGCACACCCTGAGCTGGAAAGAATGGCTGCACAGCGCCCGTGTCTACCTGCAACCTCGCCCCATCACCTTGTTATTTCTTGGATTTTCCGCCGGCCTGCCGCTGATGCTGGTCTTTTCCACCCTGTCCTACTGGTTGCGTGAAGCCGGTATTGATCGCGGCACCATTACCTACTTTTCCTGGGTCGCCCTGGCCTACGCCTTCAAGTGGGTGTGGTCGCCGATTATCGACCGCCTGCCCATTCCGCTGCTTTCTGCCTGGCTGGGACGGCGGCGCAGCTGGATGTTGACCGCACAGCTGCTCATCGCCCTGTGCCTGCTTGGACTGGCCGATTCCGATCCGCAGCAAAACCTGGAGCTGATGGCCTGGTTCGCCCTCGCGGTCGCCTTTTGCTCCGCCACCCAGGACATCGCCATCGACGCCTACCGCATCGAATCAGCCGAGCCGCGCATTCAGGCCGCCATGGCCGCCACCTACATGCTCGGTTACCGCCTGGCCATGATACTGGCGACCACCGGCGCCCTGCTGATCGCCGCCTGGCACGATCCAGGCGCCGACAGCTATAGCCGTGAGTCCTGGCAGATGGCGTACTGGGCCATGGCGGCCCTGATGAGCGTCGGCATTGTCACCACCCTGTGCGCGCCTGAACCCGTACCCGATGGCGCCGCAGCAGAGCAAAAAAGGCAGGAGATAGAGGCCTTTATGGAACAGCGCCAGCATTTGCCCCACGCCCTGGCACGGTTGCTGGGCTGGTTTTATGTCGCGGCCTACTGCCCCTTCGCCGATTTTATCAGCCGCTATGGCAAACCTGCGCTACTGATTCTGGCGCTGATCGGCAGCTACCGTATCGCCGACGTCGTCATGGGCATCATCGCCAACGTGTTTTACGTCGACATGGGTTTTACCAAGATTGAAGTGGCTGAAATCACCAAGCTGTTCGGCACCCTGATGACGATTGTCGGCTCCCTGGTGGGCGGGCTGCTGGTGTACCGCTTTGGCGTGATGCGAATACTGTTTATTGGCGCTGTGCTGGCGGCGGCCACCAATCTGCTGTTCTCGGCCTTGGCGCTGACCGGCCACAGCGTCGGCTTTTTGATAGTGACGGTATCGCTGGACAACTTCAGTGCCGGCATCGCCACGGCGGCCTTTATCGCCTATCTGTCGAGCCTGACCAGCATCAGCTATACCGCGACGCAATATGCGCTTTTCAGCTCGGTCATGCTGCTGATGCCAAAGTTTCTGGCGGGTTTCTCCGGCGACGCGGTAAATCTGATGGGCTATCCACTGTTCTTCGCCGGTACCGCTGTGCTTGGTCTGCCGGTACTGATCCTTGTCTGGCTGGCGGCACGCCATGCACCGGTTCAGGCAGAAGCCACTCACAAATAA
- a CDS encoding SDR family oxidoreductase, giving the protein MDIKDKVIVITGGGRGLGRAMALELAGKGARLALVDMNGPDLDETSGLCMEKGVEARSYLCNVTDEAAVEQLFIDIATDFGAINGLINNAGVTRDALLVKAKDGKVVSKMTLDNWNMVMNVNLTGTFLCAREAACKMIELGNPGCIINISSISRSGNMGQTNYTATKAGAQAMAVTWAKELARYGIRAASIAPGFIATDMVMAMKPEALEKMAAGIPAKRLGQPEEIARTVTFILENDYISGRCIEVDGALRI; this is encoded by the coding sequence ATGGACATTAAAGACAAGGTAATCGTAATCACGGGTGGCGGTCGCGGTCTGGGTCGCGCCATGGCACTGGAACTGGCCGGCAAGGGCGCACGCCTGGCTCTGGTCGACATGAATGGTCCGGATCTGGATGAAACCTCCGGCCTGTGCATGGAAAAAGGCGTGGAAGCACGCTCCTACCTCTGCAACGTCACCGACGAAGCGGCAGTCGAGCAACTGTTCATTGATATCGCCACGGACTTTGGCGCCATCAACGGCCTGATCAACAATGCCGGCGTTACCCGCGATGCGCTGCTGGTAAAAGCCAAAGACGGCAAGGTTGTCTCCAAAATGACCCTGGACAACTGGAACATGGTCATGAACGTCAACCTTACTGGCACCTTCCTCTGTGCCCGCGAGGCGGCGTGCAAAATGATCGAGCTGGGCAACCCCGGCTGCATCATCAACATTTCTTCCATCTCCCGCTCCGGCAACATGGGCCAGACCAACTACACCGCCACCAAGGCCGGTGCACAGGCCATGGCCGTGACCTGGGCGAAGGAACTGGCGCGTTACGGTATCCGCGCAGCCTCAATCGCTCCGGGCTTTATTGCCACCGACATGGTCATGGCCATGAAACCCGAAGCGCTGGAAAAAATGGCCGCCGGTATTCCTGCCAAGCGCCTTGGCCAGCCGGAAGAAATCGCCCGTACCGTTACCTTTATTCTTGAAAACGACTACATCAGCGGCCGCTGCATCGAAGTCGACGGCGCGCTGCGCATCTGA
- a CDS encoding FxsA family protein — protein sequence MRFLFLLFIIIPIIEITLLINVGQAIGAWYTVGLVLLSAFIGVNMLRYQGLSTLARAQQKINAGEMPAGEMIEGLVLAVGGALLITPGFFTDVIGFCCLIPFTRQLLSKALVSRFTLVAASHRRSPFEGPEVPPGPGNSRPDPRVDGKGDTIDGEYRREDD from the coding sequence ATGCGGTTTCTTTTTCTGCTTTTTATCATCATCCCAATTATCGAAATTACCCTGCTGATTAACGTCGGTCAGGCCATCGGTGCCTGGTATACCGTGGGGCTGGTGCTGCTGTCGGCCTTTATCGGCGTCAATATGCTGCGCTATCAGGGGCTGTCGACGCTGGCGCGGGCGCAGCAGAAGATCAACGCCGGCGAGATGCCCGCCGGTGAAATGATCGAGGGGCTGGTGCTGGCCGTGGGCGGTGCGCTGCTGATCACGCCGGGCTTTTTTACCGATGTTATCGGCTTCTGCTGCCTGATTCCCTTTACCCGCCAGCTGCTGTCAAAAGCGCTGGTGAGTCGTTTTACCCTGGTGGCGGCGTCCCACCGTCGTTCTCCCTTTGAGGGCCCCGAGGTTCCACCGGGGCCGGGCAACTCCCGGCCCGACCCCCGTGTCGATGGCAAGGGTGATACCATCGATGGCGAGTACCGCCGCGAAGACGACTAA
- a CDS encoding co-chaperone GroES codes for MKIRPLHDRVVVRRSEEETTSAGGIVLPGSAAEKPNRGTVIAVGEGRTLNNGDVKALTVKEGDVVLFGQYSGSNVVKLDGEELLIMNESEIFGVVEG; via the coding sequence ATGAAAATTCGTCCGCTTCACGACCGAGTTGTAGTTCGTCGCAGTGAAGAAGAAACCACCAGCGCTGGCGGTATCGTTCTGCCGGGTTCTGCTGCAGAAAAGCCGAACCGTGGAACTGTAATTGCAGTGGGTGAAGGGCGCACGCTGAACAACGGTGATGTGAAAGCACTGACCGTTAAAGAAGGTGACGTCGTTCTGTTTGGCCAGTACTCCGGTAGCAACGTTGTCAAGCTTGACGGCGAAGAGCTGCTGATCATGAACGAAAGCGAAATCTTTGGTGTGGTCGAAGGCTGA
- the groL gene encoding chaperonin GroEL (60 kDa chaperone family; promotes refolding of misfolded polypeptides especially under stressful conditions; forms two stacked rings of heptamers to form a barrel-shaped 14mer; ends can be capped by GroES; misfolded proteins enter the barrel where they are refolded when GroES binds) has translation MAAKDVRFGDDARKRMLKGVNILADAVKTTLGPKGRNVVLEKSFGSPLVTKDGVSVAKEIELKDRFENMGAQMVKEVASQASDVAGDGTTTATVLAQAIVNEGLKSVAAGMNPMDLKRGIDKATIAVVEELRKMAVPCTDSKAISQVGSISANSDTDVGELIAKAMERVGKEGVITVEEGTSLQNELDVVEGMQFDRGYLSPYFINNQENMSIDLDHPYILLFDKKISNIRDLLPTLEQVAKSSRPLLIIAEDVEGEALATLVVNNMRGIVKVAAVKAPGFGDRRKAMLEDIAVLTGATVIAEEVGLSLETATLEQLGQAKRINITKENTVIVDGIGEATDIQARVQQIRAQIEETSSDYDREKLQERVAKLAGGVAVIKVGAATETEMKEKKARVEDALHATRAAVEEGVVPGGGVALIRALSNVQGLEGINHDQTVGIELAFRAMEAPLRQIVENAGEEGSVVVSKVRAGTGAFGYNAGTGEYGDMLEMGILDPAKVTRSALQAAASVAGLMITTEAMIADHPEDKPSMPDMGGMGGMGGMGGMM, from the coding sequence ATGGCTGCAAAAGACGTACGTTTTGGTGATGATGCACGCAAACGCATGCTCAAGGGTGTCAACATCCTGGCTGACGCTGTAAAAACGACCCTGGGCCCTAAAGGCCGCAACGTGGTACTGGAAAAATCCTTTGGCTCGCCGCTGGTCACCAAAGACGGTGTATCCGTTGCCAAGGAAATCGAGCTGAAAGACCGCTTCGAAAACATGGGCGCGCAGATGGTCAAGGAAGTCGCTTCCCAGGCCAGCGACGTTGCCGGTGACGGTACTACCACTGCAACTGTTCTGGCTCAGGCGATCGTCAACGAAGGTCTGAAATCCGTTGCTGCCGGCATGAACCCGATGGACCTGAAACGCGGTATCGACAAGGCCACTATTGCCGTTGTTGAAGAACTGCGCAAAATGGCTGTGCCCTGCACAGACTCCAAGGCCATCTCCCAGGTCGGTTCCATCTCTGCCAACTCCGACACCGATGTTGGCGAGCTGATTGCCAAGGCAATGGAGCGCGTTGGCAAGGAAGGCGTCATCACCGTTGAAGAAGGCACCAGCCTGCAGAACGAGCTGGACGTTGTTGAAGGCATGCAGTTTGACCGCGGTTACCTGTCGCCGTACTTCATCAACAACCAGGAAAACATGTCGATCGACCTGGATCACCCTTACATCCTGCTGTTCGACAAGAAAATCTCCAACATCCGTGATCTGCTGCCGACTCTGGAGCAGGTTGCCAAGTCTTCCCGTCCGCTGCTGATTATTGCAGAAGACGTTGAAGGCGAAGCGCTGGCAACTCTGGTTGTCAACAACATGCGCGGTATCGTCAAGGTTGCTGCCGTCAAGGCACCGGGCTTTGGTGACCGTCGCAAGGCCATGCTGGAAGACATCGCTGTCCTGACCGGCGCCACCGTGATCGCTGAAGAAGTGGGTCTGAGCCTTGAAACCGCCACGCTGGAACAGCTGGGTCAGGCCAAGCGCATCAACATCACCAAGGAAAACACCGTCATCGTTGACGGTATTGGTGAAGCCACTGATATCCAGGCTCGCGTACAGCAGATCCGCGCTCAGATCGAAGAAACGTCTTCTGATTACGACCGCGAAAAACTGCAGGAACGTGTTGCCAAGCTGGCCGGCGGCGTAGCCGTTATCAAGGTCGGTGCTGCCACCGAAACTGAAATGAAAGAGAAGAAAGCCCGCGTTGAAGACGCCCTGCACGCAACCCGTGCGGCCGTTGAAGAAGGCGTGGTTCCTGGCGGCGGTGTTGCACTGATCCGCGCTCTGTCCAACGTACAGGGCCTGGAAGGCATCAACCACGACCAGACTGTCGGTATCGAACTGGCCTTCCGCGCCATGGAAGCTCCGCTGCGCCAGATCGTTGAGAACGCCGGCGAAGAAGGTTCCGTGGTTGTCTCCAAGGTTCGTGCAGGTACTGGCGCCTTCGGTTACAACGCGGGTACTGGCGAATACGGCGACATGCTGGAAATGGGTATCCTGGATCCGGCCAAGGTGACACGTTCTGCGCTGCAGGCGGCGGCATCTGTTGCCGGTCTGATGATCACCACCGAAGCCATGATCGCTGATCACCCGGAAGACAAGCCGTCCATGCCTGATATGGGTGGCATGGGTGGAATGGGTGGCATGGGCGGCATGATGTAA
- a CDS encoding ABC transporter substrate-binding protein: MNKTVSILAGAMLSLGLMSAQAATLKMAYDADPVSLDPHEQLSGGTLQLSHMTFDPLVRWSRDLGFEARLAESWERVDDLTMRFHLRQGVKFHSGNAMTAKDVVFTFNRLKESADFKSIFGPFKEVKAVDDYTIDLVTHKPFPLVLNNATYLFPMDSAFYSGTDENGKPKDLLVKHGDSFASSHLSGTGPYTISSREQGVKVEFDRNPDYWDTQSPGNVDHIVLTPIKEAPTRVAALLSGDVDFIAPVPPTDLDRIEKSDRTNLVAMGGTRIITFQLNQARVEAFKDVRVRQAVNYAINQQGIVDKIMKGFATTAAQLSPEGYLGHNPALKPRYDLEKAKQLMQEAGYEKGFTVTMMAPNNRYVNDAKIAQAVASMLARINITVDLKTVPKAQYWPAFDVREADIMMIGWHADTEDSNNFFEFLTQCPNKDTGAGQYNSGNYCNPAIDKLVLQANSETDVQTRAEIMQTIEQMLYDDAAFVPLHWQNLAWAVNKNVDIAPVLNVMNFPYLGDLVIKE, from the coding sequence ATGAATAAGACCGTTTCGATTCTGGCCGGCGCCATGCTGAGCCTGGGGCTGATGAGCGCTCAGGCCGCGACCCTCAAAATGGCCTACGATGCCGACCCGGTATCGCTGGATCCGCACGAGCAGCTCTCCGGCGGTACCCTGCAGCTGTCCCACATGACGTTCGACCCGCTGGTGCGCTGGTCCAGGGATCTGGGCTTCGAGGCCCGTCTGGCTGAAAGCTGGGAACGCGTGGATGACCTGACGATGCGCTTTCACCTGCGCCAGGGCGTGAAATTCCACAGCGGCAACGCGATGACTGCCAAGGACGTGGTCTTTACCTTCAATCGTCTGAAGGAGTCCGCCGACTTCAAGAGCATCTTCGGGCCGTTCAAGGAAGTGAAGGCGGTTGACGACTACACCATCGACCTGGTGACCCACAAGCCTTTCCCGCTGGTGCTGAACAACGCCACCTACCTGTTCCCAATGGACAGCGCCTTTTACAGCGGTACCGACGAAAACGGCAAGCCCAAGGACCTGCTGGTCAAGCACGGCGATTCCTTTGCATCCAGCCACCTGTCTGGCACCGGTCCCTATACCATCAGCAGCCGCGAGCAGGGCGTGAAGGTAGAGTTTGACCGCAACCCGGATTACTGGGATACGCAGTCGCCGGGCAACGTCGACCATATAGTACTGACTCCGATCAAGGAGGCACCGACCCGCGTCGCCGCGCTGCTGTCCGGTGATGTCGATTTCATCGCGCCGGTGCCGCCCACTGACCTGGATCGTATCGAAAAGAGCGACCGGACGAACCTGGTGGCCATGGGCGGTACCCGCATCATCACCTTCCAGCTGAACCAGGCGCGGGTCGAAGCCTTCAAGGATGTGCGTGTCCGTCAGGCGGTGAACTATGCGATCAACCAGCAGGGCATCGTCGACAAGATCATGAAGGGCTTCGCCACCACTGCGGCGCAGCTGAGCCCCGAAGGTTACCTGGGCCACAACCCGGCCCTGAAGCCGCGCTATGACCTGGAAAAAGCCAAGCAGCTGATGCAGGAGGCGGGGTATGAAAAGGGCTTCACCGTGACCATGATGGCGCCGAACAACCGTTATGTGAACGATGCCAAGATCGCCCAGGCGGTGGCCTCCATGCTGGCCCGCATCAATATCACGGTCGATCTGAAAACCGTACCCAAGGCGCAGTACTGGCCGGCCTTCGATGTGCGTGAAGCCGATATCATGATGATCGGCTGGCATGCCGATACCGAGGATTCCAACAACTTCTTCGAGTTCCTGACCCAGTGTCCAAACAAGGACACAGGTGCCGGCCAGTACAACAGCGGTAACTATTGCAACCCGGCGATCGACAAGCTGGTACTGCAGGCGAACAGCGAGACCGACGTTCAGACGCGCGCCGAAATCATGCAGACCATTGAGCAGATGCTCTACGACGATGCCGCCTTCGTACCGCTGCACTGGCAGAACCTGGCGTGGGCGGTGAACAAGAACGTCGATATAGCGCCGGTGCTCAATGTGATGAACTTCCCCTACCTGGGCGACCTGGTCATCAAGGAGTAA